In the Brachyhypopomus gauderio isolate BG-103 chromosome 4, BGAUD_0.2, whole genome shotgun sequence genome, one interval contains:
- the aaas gene encoding aladin isoform X1, whose translation MCSLALFPPPSPSGHVTVYEANNELVSGSSTHDQDKHITQHWDPPSVCFLRETLKPHSRPESSSKAAFLDHKDTLWMRSAAAWRDAGFSGLLDEITNSAGKVPKWLTVSSGCVLALLRWMSSFHGSLFPHLTLSGEEMVGEFSQVLDWPESAVRSFAWHPHTHKFAVALLDDSIKIFNSRSAAAPTLKHRLQRSVSALQWKPLCASVLAVACHTCLLTWHVDPNSLSTRPSSGCAQVLSHPGHAPVTAVAWSPSGSLLVSASPVDTAMMVWDVAAESCVALQRVGGGGVTNLSWSPDGGRLWAATPSSLFRVWETRTWTCERWPCLNGRCQSACWSPDGSRLLFSVQGETVIYALTFSDMTGTGSPRGPTSAAVVADLSETTFTGPDGDVIVGGEVQSLAWDPTGERLAVLLKGNAELPSHPAIIAVFKTRSSPIFELLPCGFVRGEAGSEPRLIQFHPHFQHGALLTVCWSNGRISHVPFYFVSMGRPHTGGNPLSPHLASKTEDYGTHTLYTEQVS comes from the exons ATGTGTTCTCTGGCGCTGTTTCCTCCACCCTCGCCAAGCGGACACGTTACTGTATATGAGGCGAATAATGAACTGGTGTCGGGGAGCTCAACACATGACCaggacaaacacataacacag CACTGGGACCCTCCAAGTGTGTGTTTCCTGAGGGAAACTCTGAAGCCGCATAGTCGTCCAGAGAGCAGCAGCAAAGCAGCTTTCCTGGATCATAAAGACACTCTGTGGATGAGGAGTGCGGCAGCCTG GCGTGATGCAGGTTTTTCTGGCCTTTTAGACGAAATCACCAACAGTGCTGGTAAAG TGCCCAAGTGGCTGACTGTGAGTTCTGGATGTGTCTTGGCTCTGCTGAGATGGATGTCTTCATTTCATGGGTCTCTCTTCCCCCATCTTACT TTAAGCGGTGAGGAGATGGTTGGCGAATTCTCTCAAGTGCTTGATTG GCCCGAGAGTGCTGTCAGGAGCTTTGCGtggcacccacacacacataagttTGCAGTTGCCCTTTTGGATGACTCCATTAAGATCTTCAACTCTCGCAG TGCTGCAGCTCCGACTCTGAAACACAGGCTGCAGCGGAGTGTGAGCGCCCTCCAGTGGAAGCccctgtgtgcgtctgtgttaGCTGTGGCCTGCCACACCTGCCTGCTCACGTGGCACGTCGACCCCAACTCCCTTTCTACCAG GCCGTCCTCCGGCTGCGCTCAGGTGTTGTCTCACCCTGGACACGCTCCTGTCACTGCTGTGGCCTGGTCCCCGTCCGGATCCTTGCTGGTGTCTGCCTCTCCAGTGGACACTGCCATGATG GTGTGGGACGTGGCAGCAGAAAGCTGTGTTGCGTTGCAGCGTgtaggagggggaggagtcacaAATCTGTCCTGGTCCCCAGACGGCGGGCGCCTGTGGGCTGCCactccctcttctctcttcag GGTTTGGGAGACCAGGACATGGACCTGTGAGCGCTGGCCTTGTCTGAACGGACGCTGTCAG tCTGCATGCTGGAGTCCTGATGGAAGTCGACTGCTGTTTAGTGTTCAGGGAGAAACGGTGATCTACGCGCTGACCTTCTCAGACATGACCGGTACAGGATCACCAA GAGGACCCACGTCTGCTGCCGTTGTGGCTGACCTTTCTGAGACCACCTTCACTGGGCCGGACGGAGACGTCAT tgttgggggagaggttcAGTCTTTGGCCTGGGACCCCACCGGAGAGAGGCTGGCCGTGCTGCTTAAAG GCAATGCAGAATTACCCAGTCATCCTGCTATCATTGCTGTGTTTAAAACAAGATCCAGCCCCATCTTTGAGTTGCTCCCTTG TGGTTTTGTGAGGGGGGAGGCGGGGTCAGAACCCAGACTGATCCAGTTTCACCCTCACTTCCAACATGGGGCATTGCTCACAGTG TGCTGGTCTAATGGGCGAATCTCTCATGTGCCTTTCTACTTTGTTAGTATGGGGAGACCCCACACAGGTGGCAACCCTCTGTCTCCACACCTCGCCAGCAAGACGGAGGattatggcacacacacactctacacagaaCAAGTTTCATAA
- the aaas gene encoding aladin isoform X2, with translation MCSLALFPPPSPSGHVTVYEANNELVSGSSTHDQDKHITQHWDPPSVCFLRETLKPHSRPESSSKAAFLDHKDTLWMRSAAAWRDAGFSGLLDEITNSAGKVPKWLTVSSGCVLALLRWMSSFHGSLFPHLTLSGEEMVGEFSQVLDWPESAVRSFAWHPHTHKFAVALLDDSIKIFNSRSAAAPTLKHRLQRSVSALQWKPLCASVLAVACHTCLLTWHVDPNSLSTRPSSGCAQVLSHPGHAPVTAVAWSPSGSLLVSASPVDTAMMVWDVAAESCVALQRVGGGGVTNLSWSPDGGRLWAATPSSLFRVWETRTWTCERWPCLNGRCQSACWSPDGSRLLFSVQGETVIYALTFSDMTGGPTSAAVVADLSETTFTGPDGDVIVGGEVQSLAWDPTGERLAVLLKGNAELPSHPAIIAVFKTRSSPIFELLPCGFVRGEAGSEPRLIQFHPHFQHGALLTVCWSNGRISHVPFYFVSMGRPHTGGNPLSPHLASKTEDYGTHTLYTEQVS, from the exons ATGTGTTCTCTGGCGCTGTTTCCTCCACCCTCGCCAAGCGGACACGTTACTGTATATGAGGCGAATAATGAACTGGTGTCGGGGAGCTCAACACATGACCaggacaaacacataacacag CACTGGGACCCTCCAAGTGTGTGTTTCCTGAGGGAAACTCTGAAGCCGCATAGTCGTCCAGAGAGCAGCAGCAAAGCAGCTTTCCTGGATCATAAAGACACTCTGTGGATGAGGAGTGCGGCAGCCTG GCGTGATGCAGGTTTTTCTGGCCTTTTAGACGAAATCACCAACAGTGCTGGTAAAG TGCCCAAGTGGCTGACTGTGAGTTCTGGATGTGTCTTGGCTCTGCTGAGATGGATGTCTTCATTTCATGGGTCTCTCTTCCCCCATCTTACT TTAAGCGGTGAGGAGATGGTTGGCGAATTCTCTCAAGTGCTTGATTG GCCCGAGAGTGCTGTCAGGAGCTTTGCGtggcacccacacacacataagttTGCAGTTGCCCTTTTGGATGACTCCATTAAGATCTTCAACTCTCGCAG TGCTGCAGCTCCGACTCTGAAACACAGGCTGCAGCGGAGTGTGAGCGCCCTCCAGTGGAAGCccctgtgtgcgtctgtgttaGCTGTGGCCTGCCACACCTGCCTGCTCACGTGGCACGTCGACCCCAACTCCCTTTCTACCAG GCCGTCCTCCGGCTGCGCTCAGGTGTTGTCTCACCCTGGACACGCTCCTGTCACTGCTGTGGCCTGGTCCCCGTCCGGATCCTTGCTGGTGTCTGCCTCTCCAGTGGACACTGCCATGATG GTGTGGGACGTGGCAGCAGAAAGCTGTGTTGCGTTGCAGCGTgtaggagggggaggagtcacaAATCTGTCCTGGTCCCCAGACGGCGGGCGCCTGTGGGCTGCCactccctcttctctcttcag GGTTTGGGAGACCAGGACATGGACCTGTGAGCGCTGGCCTTGTCTGAACGGACGCTGTCAG tCTGCATGCTGGAGTCCTGATGGAAGTCGACTGCTGTTTAGTGTTCAGGGAGAAACGGTGATCTACGCGCTGACCTTCTCAGACATGACCG GAGGACCCACGTCTGCTGCCGTTGTGGCTGACCTTTCTGAGACCACCTTCACTGGGCCGGACGGAGACGTCAT tgttgggggagaggttcAGTCTTTGGCCTGGGACCCCACCGGAGAGAGGCTGGCCGTGCTGCTTAAAG GCAATGCAGAATTACCCAGTCATCCTGCTATCATTGCTGTGTTTAAAACAAGATCCAGCCCCATCTTTGAGTTGCTCCCTTG TGGTTTTGTGAGGGGGGAGGCGGGGTCAGAACCCAGACTGATCCAGTTTCACCCTCACTTCCAACATGGGGCATTGCTCACAGTG TGCTGGTCTAATGGGCGAATCTCTCATGTGCCTTTCTACTTTGTTAGTATGGGGAGACCCCACACAGGTGGCAACCCTCTGTCTCCACACCTCGCCAGCAAGACGGAGGattatggcacacacacactctacacagaaCAAGTTTCATAA